One part of the Helicoverpa armigera isolate CAAS_96S chromosome 3, ASM3070526v1, whole genome shotgun sequence genome encodes these proteins:
- the LOC126053622 gene encoding odorant receptor 4 gives MCVRRSDSECARSVAPHVRVLRRVGFLRGAALSSRPRAQRLVLRGYHALALAATSLYVLQQAVYAYQERGDMDKLSQVMFLMLCHVTCVVKQIAFHVDADRIDRLIASLDEPLLNQCAGERGALLRGTARGAARLLRTYAGCAVATCVLWIVFPVINRIQGISFEFPFWTGFSYDHNAVFTLVLLQSFYCTNLVAIGNTSMDAFMATILDQCKTQLRILRINFESLPERARALHVESGENYDTILDKLFVDCLVHYNKITEMCTELHDVFAVPLLVQFGVGGWILCMAAYKIVSLDVLSIEFASITLFITCILIELFIFCYYGNEVTVESERVSQSLYSMEWRRARLTFRRSLVLVMERAKRPLRPAAGRVIPLSLDTFVKILKSSYSFYAVLRQTK, from the exons ATGTGTGTGCGCAGGTCGGACTCGGAGTGCGCGCGCAGCGTTGCGCCGCACGTGCGCGTGCTGCGGCGCGTGGGCTTCctgcgcggcgcggcgctgaGCTCGCGGCCGCGCGCCCAGCGACTGGTGCTGCGCGGATACCACGCGCTGGCGCTGGCCGCCACCTCCCTCTACGTGCTGCAGCAGGCAGTATACGCGTACCAG GAAAGGGGCGACATGGACAAACTGTCTCAAGTGATGTTCCTGATGCTGTGCCACGTGACGTGCGTCGTGAAGCAGATCGCGTTCCACGTGGACGCGGACCGCATCGACCGACTGATCGCGTCGCTAGACG AGCCGCTGCTGAACCAGTGCGCGGGCGAGCGCGGCGCGCTGCTGCGAGGcacggcgcgcggcgcggcgcggctgcTGCGCACGTACGCCGGCTGCGCGGTCGCTACTTGCGTGCTGTGGATCGTCTTCCCCGTCATCAATAGAATCCAAGGAATCTCATTCGAATTCCCATTTTGGACTGGTTTTAGTTACGACCACAACGCTGT GTTCACCTTGGTGCTGCTCCAATCGTTCTACTGCACTAACTTGGTAGCCATCGGCAACACGTCGATGGATGCATTCATGGCCACGATTCTCGATCAATGTAAAACTCAACTGAGAATACTGCG aataAATTTTGAGTCGTTGCCTGAGAGAGCTAGAGCCTTGCATGTGGAATCCGGAGAAAATTATGACACGATACTTGACAAATTATTCGTTGACTGCTTGGTGCACTACAACAAGATAACCGA GATGTGCACGGAGCTGCACGACGTGTTCGCTGTGCCGCTGCTCGTACAGTTCGGCGTGGGGGGCTGGATTCTGTGCATGGCCGCTTACAAGATAGTCAGC CTCGACGTGCTCAGCATCGAATTTGCGTCCATAACACTATTCATCACATGTATTCTTATAGAGCTCTTCATATTCTGCTATTACGGGAATGAAGTCACAGTGGAG AGCGAGCGCGTGTCGCAGTCGCTGTACAGCATGGAGTGGCGACGCGCGCGGCTGACGTTCCGGCGCTCGCTGGTGCTGGTGATGGAGCGCGCCAAGCGGCCGCTGCGCCCCGCCGCCGGCCGCGTCATCCCGCTCTCGCTCGACACCTTCGTCAAG attTTGAAATCATCGTACAGTTTTTATGCAGTCCTGAGACAAACTAAGTAA